A genomic segment from Bubalus kerabau isolate K-KA32 ecotype Philippines breed swamp buffalo chromosome 14, PCC_UOA_SB_1v2, whole genome shotgun sequence encodes:
- the C14H8orf82 gene encoding UPF0598 protein C8orf82 homolog, translating to MTAGGPVFPQHLPRVTSGRFRRRRMWAMSGALRPWALILARSPGARTYAGGGSVSYTQGQSPEPRTREYFYYVDHQGQLFLDDSRMKNFTTCFKDPQFLVMFFSRLRPNRSGRYEAYFPFLSLCGRERNFLRCEDRPVVFTHLLAAGPAPQRLSYCGGGEALAVPFEPARLLPLATNGRLYHPAPERAGGVGLVRSALAFELSACFEYAPGAPELPSHVRWQGRRFALTMDLAPLLLAAPPP from the exons ATGACCGCCGGGGGACCGGTGTTCCCACAGCACCTGCCCCGCGTGACCTCCGGCCGTTTCCGGCGCAGGAGGATGTGGGCGATGAGTGGGGCTCTGCGGCCCTGGGCTCTAATCTTGGCGCGGTCCCCGGGAGCCCGGACCTACGCTGGGGGCGGGAGCGTCTCCTACACGCAGGGCCAGAGCCCAGAGCCTCGGACGCGCGAGTACTTTTACTATGTGGATCATCAGGGCCag CTTTTCCTGGACGACTCCAGAATGAAGAACTTCACCACCTGCTTCAAAG acCCGCAGTTCCTGGTCATGTTCTTCTCCCGCCTGAGACCCAACCGCAGCGGGCGCTACGAGGCCTACTTCCCCTTCCTCTCGCTCTGCGGCAGGGAACGCAACTTCCTACGCTGCGAAGACCGGCCCGTGGTCTTCACGCACCTTCTGGCCGCGGGCCCCGCGCCCCAGCGCCTCTCCTACTGCGGCGGCGGCGAGGCCCTGGCTGTGCCCTTCGAGCCGGCGCGCCTGCTGCCTCTGGCCACGAATGGGCGTCTCTACCACCCAGCGCCGGAGCGCGCGGGCGGCGTGGGCCTGGTGCGATCGGCCCTGGCCTTCGAGCTCAGCGCTTGCTTCGAGTACGCGCCAGGCGCGCCCGAGCTGCCCTCGCACGTGCGCTGGCAGGGCCGCCGTTTCGCACTCACCATGGACCTGGCCCCACTCCTGCTTGCTGCCCCGCCGCCCTGA